One genomic window of Tatumella citrea includes the following:
- the gltP gene encoding glutamate/aspartate:proton symporter GltP, with product MKKGIKISLAWQILIALILGIIVGAVLHNQPGDRDWLIINILKPAGDIFIHLIKMIVVPIVISSLIVGIAGVGDAKKLGRIGVKTILYFEIITTIAIILGITLANVFHPGTGIDMSTLATTDISKYEATTQQVQHGPHSLVTTILSVIPQNIFVSLVNGDMLAIIFFSVMFGMGLSALPAEHRDPLITLFRSVSETMFKVTHMIMRYAPVGVFALIAVTVASFGFASLLPLAKLVGLVYAAILLFGLVVFGIVARICGLRIMTIIRILKDELILAYSTASSETVLPRIMEKMEAYGAPKSITSFVVPTGYSFNLDGSTLYQSIAAIFIAQLYGINLSLSAEIMLVLTLMVTSKGIAGVPGVSFVVLLATLGSVGIPLEGLAFIAGVDRIMDMARTALNVVGNALAVLVVARWEKQFDTEKARDYEQKMKAHLLAD from the coding sequence ATGAAGAAAGGCATAAAGATTAGTCTTGCCTGGCAAATACTGATTGCGTTGATTTTGGGAATTATTGTAGGTGCTGTCCTGCATAACCAGCCCGGTGACCGTGACTGGTTAATTATCAATATTCTGAAGCCCGCCGGAGATATCTTCATTCATCTGATTAAGATGATTGTGGTACCTATTGTTATCTCCTCACTGATTGTCGGCATTGCCGGGGTCGGGGATGCTAAGAAACTCGGGCGGATCGGTGTCAAAACCATCCTTTACTTTGAAATTATCACCACGATAGCCATCATTCTTGGGATCACGTTAGCTAATGTGTTCCATCCGGGAACGGGTATCGATATGTCAACCCTGGCCACTACCGATATTTCAAAATATGAAGCGACGACTCAGCAGGTGCAGCATGGCCCGCACAGTCTGGTGACGACTATTTTGTCGGTCATCCCGCAGAATATTTTTGTCTCGCTGGTCAATGGTGACATGTTGGCGATTATTTTCTTTTCAGTGATGTTTGGAATGGGGCTGTCAGCACTGCCTGCTGAGCACCGTGACCCGCTGATTACGCTGTTCCGTTCAGTCTCCGAAACCATGTTTAAAGTTACGCATATGATCATGCGCTACGCTCCGGTCGGGGTATTTGCGCTGATTGCCGTGACAGTCGCCAGCTTTGGTTTTGCATCATTGTTACCGCTGGCTAAACTGGTCGGGCTGGTTTATGCCGCAATTCTGCTGTTTGGGCTGGTGGTTTTCGGGATAGTGGCAAGAATCTGCGGGTTACGGATTATGACTATTATCCGAATCCTGAAAGATGAGTTGATCCTTGCCTACTCAACGGCCAGTTCTGAAACCGTACTGCCACGAATCATGGAAAAGATGGAGGCTTATGGCGCTCCGAAATCTATCACCAGTTTCGTTGTGCCTACAGGCTACTCGTTTAACCTCGACGGCTCTACTCTTTATCAGAGTATCGCGGCAATATTTATTGCTCAGCTGTATGGCATTAATCTGTCACTCAGTGCAGAGATTATGCTGGTACTGACGTTGATGGTAACCTCTAAAGGGATTGCAGGCGTTCCGGGAGTTTCGTTTGTGGTACTGCTGGCGACACTGGGCAGTGTTGGTATTCCACTGGAAGGTCTGGCGTTTATTGCCGGAGTTGACCGTATCATGGATATGGCACGTACCGCGCTTAACGTAGTGGGTAATGCCTTAGCCGTGCTGGTTGTCGCTCGCTGGGAAAAACAGTTCGATACCGAAAAAGCCCGCGATTACGAACAAAAAATGAAAGCGCATTTGCTGGCTGATTAA
- the acs gene encoding acetate--CoA ligase — MSQIHKHPIPAGIAENALINPQQYTEMYRNSVENPDAFWAEQGKILDWITPYQQVKNTSFAPGNINIRWFEDGTLNLAANCIDRHLATDADKTAIIWEGDDASQSTRLSYRELHQQVCRAANMLTDLGIRKGDVVAIYMPMVPEAAVAMLACARIGAVHTVIFGGFSPEAVAGRIVDCGAKLVITADEGIRAGRAIPLKKNVDDALKNPAVTSIKNVVVFRRTGGFPGWQEGRDLWWHDLMAEAGTEHTPVAMNAEDPLFILYTSGSTGKPKGVLHTTGGYLVYAATTFKYVFDYHPEDIYWCTADVGWITGHSYLLYGPLACGATTLIFEGVPNWPTPARMSQVVDKHQVSILYTAPTAIRALMAEGDKAIAGTERTSLRILGSVGEPINPEAWEWYYQNIGNSHCPIVDTWWQTETGGFMITPLPGATELKAGSATRPFFGVQPALVDNDGVVQEGACEGNLVITDSWPGQARTLYGDHARFEQTYFSTFKNCYFSGDGARRDEDGDYWITGRVDDVLNVSGHRLGTAEIESALVSHPKIAEAAVVGIPHAIKGQAIYAYITLNAGEEPTPELYNEVRQWVRKEIGPIATPDVLHWADMLPKTRSGKIMRRILRKIATGDTSGLGDTSTLADPGVVEKLLEEQQSIKMP, encoded by the coding sequence ATGAGCCAGATTCACAAGCACCCAATTCCTGCAGGGATTGCTGAAAATGCCCTGATTAATCCGCAGCAATATACAGAAATGTACCGGAACTCGGTAGAAAACCCTGACGCATTTTGGGCTGAACAGGGCAAAATCCTCGACTGGATCACACCTTACCAGCAGGTAAAAAATACTTCATTTGCCCCGGGCAATATCAACATTCGCTGGTTTGAGGATGGCACTCTCAACCTGGCTGCCAATTGCATTGATCGTCACCTGGCAACTGATGCGGATAAAACCGCGATTATCTGGGAAGGTGATGATGCCAGCCAGAGTACCCGACTGAGCTACCGTGAATTACACCAACAGGTGTGCCGTGCAGCCAATATGCTGACGGATTTAGGTATCCGTAAAGGCGATGTCGTGGCCATCTATATGCCAATGGTTCCGGAAGCCGCAGTCGCCATGCTGGCCTGCGCCCGCATTGGCGCAGTGCATACTGTTATTTTTGGCGGTTTCTCACCGGAAGCAGTGGCAGGTCGAATTGTCGATTGTGGGGCGAAACTGGTGATCACTGCGGATGAAGGTATCCGGGCAGGACGCGCCATCCCTCTGAAAAAGAATGTCGATGACGCATTAAAAAACCCTGCTGTCACCAGCATTAAAAATGTTGTGGTATTCCGCAGAACGGGCGGATTCCCTGGCTGGCAGGAAGGCCGCGACCTGTGGTGGCATGACCTGATGGCTGAAGCCGGTACTGAACATACTCCGGTCGCGATGAATGCCGAAGATCCGTTATTTATCCTCTATACCTCAGGTTCTACCGGTAAACCTAAAGGTGTACTGCACACCACCGGCGGCTACCTGGTATATGCAGCCACCACTTTTAAATATGTGTTTGATTATCATCCGGAAGATATCTACTGGTGTACTGCCGATGTAGGCTGGATTACCGGTCATAGTTACCTGTTGTACGGACCACTGGCCTGTGGCGCAACAACCCTGATTTTCGAAGGCGTTCCAAACTGGCCAACGCCGGCAAGAATGTCTCAGGTGGTTGATAAACACCAGGTATCTATCCTTTACACCGCCCCAACCGCCATTCGTGCTCTGATGGCAGAAGGTGATAAGGCGATTGCCGGCACAGAGCGTACCAGCCTGAGAATCCTCGGTTCGGTGGGTGAGCCTATCAACCCTGAAGCCTGGGAATGGTATTACCAGAATATCGGCAACAGCCATTGCCCGATCGTCGATACCTGGTGGCAGACCGAAACGGGAGGTTTTATGATCACCCCGTTGCCGGGAGCAACCGAACTGAAAGCCGGTTCAGCCACCCGTCCGTTCTTTGGTGTTCAGCCTGCCCTGGTCGATAATGACGGCGTGGTTCAGGAGGGAGCCTGCGAAGGTAACCTGGTGATCACCGACTCCTGGCCTGGCCAGGCACGTACACTGTATGGCGATCATGCCCGTTTTGAGCAGACTTACTTTTCGACCTTTAAGAACTGCTATTTCAGTGGCGATGGCGCACGCCGTGATGAGGATGGTGATTACTGGATCACCGGTCGTGTCGATGACGTGTTGAATGTCTCCGGCCACCGTCTGGGTACTGCCGAAATCGAATCGGCACTGGTCTCACACCCGAAAATCGCCGAAGCCGCAGTAGTTGGTATTCCTCATGCCATCAAAGGGCAGGCTATTTATGCATATATCACGCTGAATGCCGGTGAGGAACCCACTCCGGAGCTGTATAACGAGGTGCGCCAGTGGGTGCGCAAAGAAATCGGTCCGATTGCTACCCCGGATGTACTGCACTGGGCGGATATGTTACCCAAAACCCGCTCAGGGAAAATCATGCGCCGTATCCTGAGAAAAATTGCCACCGGGGATACCTCCGGACTGGGCGACACCTCGACACTGGCCGACCCTGGTGTGGTAGAGAAATTGCTCGAAGAACAACAGTCGATAAAAATGCCTTAA
- a CDS encoding YfaZ family outer membrane protein, translating to MKKIILAAGVAGLLVSGMAQAIEGGVDIGRKSTNLNLGLGTASPGLFVKGNWLRSNDDGSVTGAALGYNLSVGPLNFSPTAKALFTHPEDSKDGFAVAVGSGVSYQLNNMWGVYGEYYYAPKSFSTHLQNYQEAAGGVSFSPISMLSLRAGYQYVELNNKGDNKNNVLVDGPYISASVNF from the coding sequence ATGAAAAAAATTATCCTCGCTGCAGGAGTAGCAGGTTTACTGGTCAGCGGTATGGCCCAGGCGATTGAAGGTGGAGTGGACATTGGCAGAAAGAGCACCAACCTGAATCTTGGTCTGGGTACCGCATCGCCAGGGTTGTTTGTTAAAGGCAACTGGCTGCGCAGTAATGATGACGGAAGCGTCACCGGCGCAGCACTGGGCTATAACCTGTCCGTAGGTCCGTTAAATTTCTCCCCGACAGCCAAAGCACTGTTTACTCATCCTGAAGACAGTAAAGATGGTTTTGCCGTTGCCGTTGGTTCCGGTGTCAGCTATCAACTGAATAACATGTGGGGCGTGTATGGTGAATATTATTACGCACCAAAATCGTTCTCTACTCATCTGCAAAACTACCAGGAAGCCGCCGGTGGTGTCAGCTTTTCTCCTATCTCTATGCTGAGCCTGCGGGCTGGTTATCAGTATGTTGAGCTGAACAATAAAGGCGACAATAAAAATAATGTACTGGTTGATGGCCCGTACATAAGTGCCTCAGTGAACTTCTGA
- a CDS encoding DUF485 domain-containing protein — MNDILCQKIADNPTFRELVKKRQHFATLLSLIMLALYIGFILLIAFAPGWLGTPLSATSSVTRGIPIGVGLIVISFLLTGLYVWRANGEYDRLTRQVIRECES, encoded by the coding sequence ATGAACGATATCTTGTGTCAGAAAATTGCAGATAACCCTACCTTTCGCGAGCTGGTAAAGAAGAGACAACATTTTGCCACTCTGCTCTCTCTAATCATGCTGGCGCTCTACATCGGTTTTATATTGCTGATTGCTTTCGCTCCTGGCTGGCTGGGAACCCCATTGTCAGCAACCAGTAGCGTGACCCGCGGCATCCCCATCGGCGTGGGGCTAATTGTGATCTCTTTCCTGCTGACCGGGCTGTATGTCTGGCGGGCAAACGGGGAATATGACCGGTTAACCCGCCAGGTGATCAGGGAGTGCGAATCATGA
- a CDS encoding cation acetate symporter — MKKLSLLAVLCYAPSLLATDALTGEVHRQPVNYQAIAMFVVFVAFTLGITWWASRRTRSRSDYYTAGGNITGFQNGLAMAGDFMSAASFLGISALVYTSGYDGLIYSLGFLVGWPMILFLIAERLRNLGRYTFADVASYRLQQKPIRILSACGSLVVVALYLIAQMVGAGKLIQLLFGLNYPVAVVMVGILMVLYVLFGGMLATTWVQIIKAVLLLFGATFMAVMVMKAAGFSFSSLFSQAMAVHPKGAAIMRPGGLVSDPISALSLGLGLMFGTAGLPHILMRFFTVADAKEARKSVFWATGFMGYFYFLTFIIGFGAILLVSANPEFRDASGALAGGTNMAAVHLANAVGGSTFLGFISAVAFATILAVVAGLTLAGASAVSHDIYASVIRNGNASEQQELRVSRITVLLLGVVAIALGILFEKQNIAFMVGLAFSIAASCNFPIILLSMYWRGLTTRGAVTGGWLGLLTAIVLMILGPTIWVQVLGHDKPVYPYEYPALFSMLVAFVCCWLFSVTDHSVAGRSERERFTAQFIRSQTGIGIDQGKAH, encoded by the coding sequence ATGAAAAAACTCAGCTTACTCGCGGTACTCTGTTATGCCCCGTCATTACTGGCCACCGACGCCCTGACCGGTGAGGTTCACCGCCAGCCAGTGAACTATCAGGCAATCGCCATGTTTGTTGTTTTTGTGGCTTTTACCCTGGGAATTACCTGGTGGGCATCACGCCGGACCCGTTCGCGCAGTGATTACTATACCGCCGGGGGGAATATCACCGGTTTTCAGAACGGCCTGGCCATGGCGGGTGATTTTATGTCTGCCGCCTCATTTCTCGGTATTTCGGCACTGGTTTACACCTCAGGATATGACGGTCTTATCTACTCGCTGGGTTTCCTGGTGGGCTGGCCGATGATTCTGTTTCTTATCGCCGAACGGCTGAGGAACCTTGGGCGTTATACGTTTGCTGATGTCGCCTCCTACCGTTTACAACAAAAACCTATCCGCATTCTGTCAGCCTGCGGTTCACTGGTGGTAGTCGCGCTGTACCTGATTGCCCAGATGGTCGGGGCCGGAAAACTCATTCAGTTGCTGTTCGGCCTGAACTACCCTGTAGCGGTAGTTATGGTCGGGATACTGATGGTGTTGTATGTACTGTTCGGCGGCATGCTGGCAACGACCTGGGTACAGATTATCAAAGCAGTGTTGTTGCTGTTTGGTGCCACTTTTATGGCTGTAATGGTGATGAAAGCTGCCGGATTCAGTTTCAGCAGCCTGTTTAGCCAGGCCATGGCGGTCCATCCTAAAGGCGCGGCAATCATGCGGCCTGGCGGTCTGGTCAGTGATCCGATATCGGCACTGTCTCTGGGGCTGGGATTAATGTTTGGTACAGCGGGCCTGCCACACATCCTGATGCGCTTTTTCACCGTGGCCGACGCGAAAGAAGCCCGTAAGAGCGTATTCTGGGCTACCGGGTTTATGGGTTACTTCTACTTTCTGACCTTTATTATTGGTTTTGGCGCCATTCTACTGGTCAGTGCCAACCCGGAATTCAGGGATGCGTCAGGCGCACTGGCTGGCGGAACTAACATGGCCGCGGTTCATCTGGCGAACGCAGTGGGTGGCAGTACCTTCCTCGGATTTATTTCTGCCGTTGCCTTCGCCACTATTCTGGCGGTTGTAGCCGGACTGACCCTGGCAGGCGCTTCTGCGGTTTCGCATGATATCTATGCCAGTGTAATACGCAATGGTAACGCCAGCGAACAGCAGGAGTTGCGGGTATCGAGGATCACAGTACTGTTATTGGGAGTTGTTGCGATCGCACTCGGTATTCTGTTTGAAAAACAGAATATTGCCTTTATGGTCGGCCTGGCATTCTCTATCGCAGCCAGCTGTAATTTCCCAATCATTCTGCTGTCAATGTACTGGCGGGGATTGACTACCCGTGGAGCGGTCACTGGTGGCTGGCTGGGCTTACTCACCGCCATTGTGTTGATGATCCTCGGCCCGACTATCTGGGTGCAGGTACTGGGACACGATAAACCCGTTTATCCCTATGAATATCCAGCGCTGTTTTCCATGCTGGTTGCGTTTGTCTGCTGCTGGCTGTTTTCGGTCACCGACCATTCGGTGGCGGGAAGAAGTGAGCGGGAACGTTTCACTGCGCAGTTTATCCGGTCACAGACCGGTATTGGGATAGATCAGGGCAAAGCACACTAA
- the yncE gene encoding 7-bladed beta-propeller protein YncE gives MLSSHSAFLRPLVLVTALFSAHAFAAEATAIHQPVGSGLYELAYSQPDNALFVTSSQGRDDKGGVVYQLDPKDLHTVQALKNQYKPFGIALDAQDSLLFLGNSRDNAITSVNAKTGAEIKHLVLDSRQRSETVHPLQIREIVFDATTQRLYIPGVGGDSVVWVVDAKNLTLLNTIEHTGKIATGIALDSDNHTLYISNGDGELLVINTNTNAIEKRVKLVENGDSALLNIALDKAGHRLFISDFKQAGVLVVDTRTDKLIHTVAVPESLSVLFNPSRDELYVTHRKAGTVSIVNAKDYSVKQTIKAPGLPNSLALSADGKTLFVTVKQPATRQKPATSPDEVMRISL, from the coding sequence ATGCTTAGTTCTCATTCTGCTTTTTTACGTCCGCTGGTACTGGTTACCGCACTGTTTTCTGCCCATGCCTTTGCGGCTGAAGCCACAGCTATTCACCAGCCGGTAGGCAGTGGTTTATATGAACTGGCATACAGCCAGCCGGATAATGCCTTATTTGTTACCAGCTCGCAGGGTCGTGATGACAAAGGCGGAGTGGTGTATCAACTGGACCCGAAAGATTTGCATACCGTGCAGGCCCTGAAAAACCAGTACAAACCTTTCGGTATCGCCCTGGATGCGCAGGATAGCCTGTTATTCCTGGGGAACAGCCGTGACAATGCCATCACTTCGGTAAATGCCAAAACCGGTGCCGAAATTAAACACCTGGTCCTGGACAGCCGCCAGCGCAGTGAAACCGTTCATCCGCTGCAGATACGTGAAATAGTTTTTGATGCTACGACTCAGCGTTTGTACATTCCCGGCGTCGGTGGTGACAGTGTGGTCTGGGTAGTGGACGCAAAAAATCTGACTCTGTTGAATACCATTGAACATACCGGGAAAATTGCGACAGGTATTGCACTCGACAGCGATAACCATACTCTGTACATCTCTAATGGTGACGGTGAATTACTGGTGATTAACACCAATACCAATGCCATCGAAAAACGCGTTAAGCTGGTTGAAAACGGCGACAGTGCATTGCTGAATATCGCGCTGGATAAAGCAGGGCACCGGTTGTTTATTTCTGACTTTAAACAGGCTGGAGTGCTGGTGGTTGATACCCGTACTGACAAGCTGATTCATACTGTGGCAGTTCCTGAATCGCTGTCGGTATTATTTAACCCCTCCCGTGATGAGTTGTATGTCACTCACCGCAAAGCCGGTACAGTCAGTATCGTAAATGCTAAAGATTACTCGGTGAAACAAACAATTAAAGCTCCGGGTCTGCCAAACAGCCTGGCGCTGTCAGCGGATGGTAAAACGCTGTTTGTGACAGTGAAACAACCAGCAACACGCCAGAAACCAGCGACATCGCCGGATGAAGTGATGCGTATTAGCCTGTAA
- the murQ gene encoding N-acetylmuramic acid 6-phosphate etherase codes for MTLDLNKMITEGRNPASETIDQLTTEQMLTVINQEDQKVALAVEAILPQIARAVDAITAAFAAGGRLIYCGAGTSGRLGILDASECPPTFGSPPEQVRGLIAGGHRAILQAVENAEDNRQQGAADLQEIEFDGRDVLVGIAASGRTPYVLGAMEYAAQCGAVVIALSCNPQGEMADKALIALTPVVGPEVITGSSRLKAGTAQKMVLNMLTTGAMIRSGKVFGNLMVDVEATNHKLVKRQINIVMQATDCDAATAEQALSACHGHCKTAIVMLLAGLDAPQATALLEQHRGFIRQALAASLQN; via the coding sequence ATGACTCTTGACCTGAATAAGATGATTACGGAAGGCCGTAATCCTGCCAGTGAAACGATCGATCAACTGACAACAGAACAGATGCTGACGGTTATCAATCAGGAAGACCAAAAAGTCGCCCTTGCTGTGGAAGCGATTCTGCCGCAGATTGCCAGGGCGGTGGATGCGATTACCGCAGCCTTTGCTGCGGGTGGACGACTGATTTACTGTGGTGCCGGAACCTCAGGGCGGCTGGGAATACTGGATGCCAGTGAGTGCCCGCCAACCTTTGGCTCTCCCCCGGAACAGGTGAGAGGGCTGATTGCCGGTGGGCATCGTGCGATTTTGCAGGCCGTCGAGAATGCCGAAGATAATCGTCAGCAGGGCGCGGCAGATTTACAGGAGATTGAGTTTGATGGCCGGGATGTGCTGGTCGGAATTGCGGCCAGTGGCCGGACTCCTTATGTACTCGGGGCGATGGAATATGCTGCACAATGCGGGGCGGTGGTGATAGCCCTGAGTTGTAACCCGCAAGGGGAAATGGCTGACAAAGCGTTAATCGCGTTGACCCCTGTGGTCGGGCCTGAAGTTATCACCGGCTCTTCACGCCTGAAAGCGGGCACAGCACAAAAGATGGTACTGAATATGCTGACCACAGGAGCGATGATCCGTAGTGGCAAGGTATTTGGCAATCTGATGGTCGATGTCGAAGCGACGAATCATAAACTGGTGAAGCGGCAGATCAATATTGTGATGCAGGCCACTGATTGTGATGCAGCTACGGCAGAGCAGGCGCTGAGTGCCTGCCACGGCCACTGTAAGACCGCCATCGTGATGTTGCTGGCAGGTCTGGATGCTCCTCAGGCGACGGCTCTGTTAGAGCAGCATCGCGGATTTATTCGCCAGGCACTTGCTGCATCACTACAGAACTAA